Part of the Anticarsia gemmatalis isolate Benzon Research Colony breed Stoneville strain chromosome 14, ilAntGemm2 primary, whole genome shotgun sequence genome, taaataattaataacattaaaaagtatCCTCAATTTATTCTTTGATTCTTTTTCTCAATTAGCACATTACAAAATTACTATAAGAAGAAGTAAAAGGTTTAATTCGGGGTACATACCTTGAATCAAACCAGCTCTATTGAGATCAAACGCAAATATCTCTCCACTCTTCGTACCAGCCATAACAACTCCATCAAAGCAAGTGAACGGTCCATCAGGAATACGGTCACAGAGTGCCAGCTCTGTAACCACTACTTCTGTTTGTATGCACCGTAAGAGCTGTGAGCCATTGACGTGGAAGACACAAATCATTCCGGAGTCATCATTTTGTAAGCTAATGACTAGTTGTATGGAGTTATTAGTCAACGGTGTTGGGAGTTCTACTACACTGGTTATGGATGTGTTGAAGTTGCTGGAATgaataagcaaataaatatgtaagtttaaaattattctataatatatttgGCAGTTTTTGGACCCTTTATTTAGAAAGAGTCAGTACAGATCTTTTACATTGAAGCTGTTTGTAAACTATCAAAGAGCTTATGGTAAGAATTCCATTAGTTATCTTCTATTCAAGATGGCCACATTATGACTCTTGTAAGAAAAACATTCGATTTTGATAGGTGGTTCatgtctttttattattaattgctATTATGTAATCAAAACTACagtttacagttttttttaaaggtgtgttttatttttaacgctCATTTACCTCAGAGGAGATCCGAAGGTTCGTGCGGCGACTTTCAATCCGGTTCTAAGATCCACGACACAAAACTTAGGTCCCAGAGCCAGCCATCCATGTTTAGTGTCCTTCAAAATGCCGCCAAGAGGTGTCTTGTCTGTAAAAGTAATACATTTAGCCCCTACTCCCACTATacacacttatttataattatgttgtcaTCAAACAAACATACCTGTGTAATCTTCCGATGGTTGCAGGTAACTGAACACGGCAGGAGACAAATTCGTTGTTTTGATAATAGAAAACACACTATCTTGCAGCTTTTGCATCTTGAGAAGAATTTAATCTTATACTTTAAACTTGTAAccgaaaaataaattcatatgaGGTTATGATTCATATTATCACGATTTAGCCGTCGATATACTAAAATGTTGAGTAAGATTTCTGCTGATCtcactaataaatatttgttgatgttatactaataaaatatttttaaatggtttaCGAATTTCCATTATAATCACGATTGTATTCAGCGCGCGGCGGTATCGAAAATACGGAAATTAGAAAACCTTCAACATTGACTTGACAGATGCGAAAAGCATCGAGCGCGTGATAGTGTTGCCTGgatgataaattaaatttgtttaaaggcgcttctaaacgggccatattttcctgcaatatgtggctgcaacatagtggccggacatattgcgagcaactccagccatactacgcaatattgcagcaatattgcagcaatgtcTCAGACATATAGccacacatttttgatattgcagtgaatggccgatattgttttgataggttgccggacgatcgctgagctaccgattttactgcaatgttgcccggccagttttattgttgtttcagtcgctcactcttgttatgatatagtgcatccttttctacgcgatttatatttattttatcatttattattaaattttttatcaagCATTAATTCTTGACATAAATTGTCTAATGTTTTACGCCTATTGGCgtaaggtcgaatccactgtctctgctttttcctttttgatttttctcgtaaaaagatataggctgctgcgacgagtgtCGCAGAAGCCTATATACCTACATGGAAGATTTCATCGCCTATTTAAgtaaggtcgaatccactgtctctgctttttcctttttgatttttctcgtaaaacgatataggctgctgcgacgagtgtCGCAGAAGCCTATATACCTACATGGAAGATTTCATCGCCTATTTAAgtaaggtcgaatccactgtctctgctttttcctttctgatttttcttgtaaaacaatataggctgctgcgacgagtgtgatttcgtcagccattattgccggtttgtgtggcccgtttaggagtctgcatcatgctccatactattgacagacatattgcaacacatggctcggccatagattgctcggccatcgttgcaataaaatatttttgtgatggccgagcaataagttgccaatagtgcagccacatattgcaggaaaatatggcccgtttagaaggGCCTTAAGTGTCATCTTCTTGACATTGTCCATCGTCAAAAATTTATGTAATCTAATATGTTTGTGATAGTAATTAAACAAGAAAGAAGGAAAGTctcatttaaaactaattactaAAGACATTAAGATGAAATGAAGCCATAAATCTGGAGATAAGCCTGCAATTCATTTTAAGTTGGTCACACTTAAATAGGCTAGTGATGTAGTcggttatttaaaaataaataacgttgaTATATTGGTTATATTTTGCATTCATGGCTATCATTTAGGGATATTTATACCATTTGCCTTTTATTCGGGTTTGTTGTTacttatttgtgttatttataaaattggatCACTTGGTAATATGTTACATAGGTATGTACAGGCAGTTTTCTAGATTCACAAAtgaaacatacatttaaaaatagtaataatatatttaatttttggtACATATTGGAAAGATTATAATTACCTAACAAAAACAGAATCGTTTTGAACAACtgaattgtaagaaaataataaaaaataaataataatatacactttCGTCTTCTTGACGTTGActtttaattcattatataaattaattaaaaatacagttcGTATTTTAAGATAAAGTATTTATGTAGTAAATGTCTTTATACTATTCTAGACAAAGCCCTTAAACCTATCGTAAATAACTGTTAtaatgcaattaatttaaagttgactatacaatgatatttaatacaataagtacctacttaatatgatttataaagCATCCTGACATCTGAACGAATCACAGCCCGTAAAggcaaaaaaaatctttacataaaaagtatataattaaaaattttatttataatacgttCTGTAAACaatttcatcataatcatcGTCACTGCTTGTGTATGTCAGCTGCTCTCTGTAGACACTGGGACTTCTAAAATCGGTGTAATACAGACTATCTTGCATACCACGTAGACCCTGGTTACGCCAGTCATAGAAGTTATCGTGGAGAGAGACCGAAGTAAGCATcccgaagaaaaaaaaatactttaaaaaatgattCATAAGATAATATAGAAAATGCATATTCCAATGCTGCGTACATGAAATAAACTTAGGGAAACAGCTATTTACTAAATCTAAgacattttttaacattatgGAATAACATCCCATGCGTGTAAAGtgaactaaacaaataaaacagatGGATGGAAACTATACGAAATAGGCGTTTTATTTCAATGTACATTACCTATGTTAAAATGGATTCGTGTTGCGATTTTTTTATCCGAGTACTCCATATCTAATTGAAATGTGGACACATATGTATACGAATAATTTGGACAGGCTTAAACCAATAAAGTTACTTGAGCAATTAtacctagtttattttttacgattAACAGGGGAAACGGAAAAATTTACGGTATTTTTGTTGGTTTCAGTCCCGTGaggatttattttcatttgaccCTGGACTATGTTCAACATAGAAGTGTATGGACTGTCGGGCGTTTGATTTTTATACGAAGAATTGTCTGGAATAGAACCTCTGTCGCTCCGTACGCTTACTTTATCATATGGCGTGCTTTTCATGGAAACGTAACCTTGGTTCCCAGATTGAACTTTTTTGGAACCGGGACTAAATCCATTTTGTGTAACTACGGGATTGTTTGGTCTCGAAGAATTTTGGTTTTCAGGTTTCGGTGGAGTCTGTGTGCTCGTGATCGAACAACTTTCAATAGAATTGTTCCGCGTTACTTGAAGACTATTTGATCTAGATGAGTTGGCTAATGAATGCAATGTGGATGTGCTTCCTTTCATACTCTCCAGTTCTTTTGAGTACACCTCTTCACTCCTTTGGAATCTCTGCGCGTGCGACGTCAACGGTGACctattttgatttattgataCGGTGCTCAAAGATCTACTGGGTGAATTATTCTGAACACTGTCTACTGATGTAACAGATTTATGATCGTTTTTATGATTCGATCTTACCGGTGCGGTTACTTTGACTTCCATCGACCCATAAGCGCTGTCTTTAGTAGAGCTATGGGAGGAGCCTTCTTCCTTAACACCGTATCTTCTTACAACATTAACGGGCGCGACGGGTTCTAAATTTTGTACGTCATAAGATAGTGGGTTTTTATCAGGTATAGTGTGTTTGACGCCGTCGATAATTTCGCCGGTTCTTGGATTGATATGTTTTTCGGTGTCGTAACGAAGAGTAACTCTATGACTTTCATCTATTGGATGATCTCTTGTTCTATGCTCTAGTTCTTCATCACTATCTTCGTATGTGTCGATTTCCTCctgaacaaaaaacaaacataattaatatataaagtCAGGGCAAGgaaggtttttttaatatatatgtgAATGGCTGTGAATGCTATTAACCTCTTCATCAACTTCTTCAATAACACTATTTTGTATCCAGTCTCGAATTCTTTGTTTCTTTGCCTGTCGGTCGACGGTTGTTTCAATTCCGTTGTCTCGGAAGTGTTTTAGTAGTATATTCTTTTCATTGGGGTCACTATGGAAACTATACATTGATGGACAAAGCTCGTCTATGTCTTCGCCAGCTGAAAAGAGAGAGTATCATCAGTAAGAAATCACTCATAAAGTTTAGTTAAGGGTGATTTTGTATCACCTTTGGAGATTATTATAAGTTTCTTGAAGCAGCAAGATACTTACCAACTCTATCTGTATATCCTTTAGCTAACCATCGGTCATCTACATATCGTGACAGTTCAAGGAAAGTCGTCGCTCTCTTTTCTTCTCTGGGTTCTATAAactttttgaacattttttgtGCTCTCGAAGAAACCATTTTCCATAATTTTGGTTGTCTTTTTAGAGGATTTGAGCTGCTGTACCAATTAAAGtaactgaaatataataaatatgtttgtaaagcaATGTTTTACTAGCAAATTAATAaagttcttaaatattttaatttgtgatcTTACCTCGAGTATCTGGGGTCATCGAAAGCAGCTTTTTGCCAAGGCAAACATCCAGTCAGGCAAATGAAAATAACTATACCAAACTGCCAAATATCATGGGTAATTAATGCTCTGAAAGTAAAGATATAAACacacattaattaaaatgacgCTCGTTACATTTATGCTTCGTAAATCATTTACGATCATCGTGTTATGATTGATTTCATAGTAAAGTAATTTAGCTAGAATTTAACACTTTTAGCTAGATGATTTTCTCATGGGTgatgtaacataatattaattcatattgaGTTATAGCAGGCCTGATTATAAGCAgatgtttatattaatattttcttacttgTAACTACTATCCATGGATAATTTTAGCACCTCAGGTGGTGAATAAGGTAACCATTCATTTCGTCTTCGTACTACAGATTGAACTTTTCTTGTCTCTCCGAAATCGCAAAGCTTTATCCTTGAGAAATCGGATTTAAATATGAGGATGTTGTCCAGTTTAACATCTCTATGGACCAGGTCTCTTTGGTGAAGGTGCTCTAATGCAGCAGACAATTGTTTGGCTACCCTCTTGGTATGAATTTCACCTATACCCGTGTCTAGCATATTCGATGTCAAGTCACCTGAAATGCAACACTCATGTCAGTGTCGAGCCAAAAGCGAAATAAACAACATACGCAATGATAAAATCATTTGAATACAGAGAGATTAGAATTCGTGCATGATTTTACAATGAGTgtattagtattaaaataatccaTATTTAGTTTTTAGAACAAACCCGATATTAATGAGGGCTGGCACTGGAAATGTGCTAGATTTAATATTCATTCAAATCACGACGTGTTTTGGCTACAGTCCAACTCAAAGTGTGTGTGAACCGGACTAAGCCGAACTGTATTACTCTGTATTAAATTATGATTTCCCAGATggattatttatatgttattgtaGGTGAAGTTTTGACGGTcgtttaacataataattatattatgaactGTCGTACCTAGAGGAGCATACTCTTGACAGAATACGTAGAATCCAGCAGTCTCAAATGCTACATCGAATGTAGTTACTATATTTCTATGGGCGCTTAAATGTAAACCATAATGAAATTCTCTATAAAAGTCTCTAATGGAAACGTAAGGCTTTGGTAAAGCTTTCAGCACAATCTCTGTGTCTGAAGCCCTGTGTTccactaataatatttttccaaacCATCCTTCTCCAACAATTTGTAGAATGTCAAATTCTTCTACTAGGCACacctataaataaaaagcagtttaaaataaagtgatgACGTTTTTATGTATCTAATAAAAACTGATACAAGTGATGAATCTTACTTTTTCCAATTCAAATTCTCTTATTTTATGTATAGAGCCGGTCAGGGCCCTCCTCGAACCATTATTCATCTTGGTTGCTTCAAACAGTACATTATTTTctgatctgaaaataaaaataagccatgaattatatttaatttaaagggtttttttaaatagtggGTTCAGTTGTTCACGGCAGGTCGAATAGGCGCTTCGGTCCGTCCTAATTTCTCACGAATTCGTTGAGTGAATGCTCTTGGATGATCGCCAGGGCCTGATGTCTACTCCAGATCCAGACGGGCTTGACGTCATGTTGTGACTTCACTTGCCGTCTCATCCCAATATGTTTTATGATGTAATGAACATTATTGTCTTATACGAACCATCGAACACAATGCATGGGTTTGATTTGGCAATCATTTTAAACTAAGACTACTTGTGGTTTTATTAATTTGGGTTAAGTCTAGAGCTTCATTTAATTGATGGAGGCAAGATAACAATACTATTCTAAACCGAGCCGAAGAGtctttctttttgtttgtttgaacgtatTAAACTTTAGTCCCAACAGTCTCATTCGAAATAATTGAACCAGTTAGATATATTATCACGATCGACGATTTTTGTGTGTGCTAGCAACAAAAATACAGGCAGGTAACAGGCAATTTGACACAGTTAAACTTCCACAAAAATCTTCAAATATGATTACGTATAGGGATACTAAACgggattattttttatcctgtTGCTACAACAAGTATTGTAATAACAAAGTGAAGCATGTGTTTTCACTCCATAACGAGGGGAAAATGATACAACTGGTATGCACGCTCTGTTACATAAATGTTTGATCTTTTGTTAATGACTGACGAGTAACAAATGTTTAGGGAATTATTTTAACGATGATGAAGAACGATTATGTTTAATCTCAGTAAAATACCACAGTTAAAAGGGTACTCTTTGTATCTAAGAACATGATTAAGTCACAGTTATATTACATGTAATAGTACATGCTTACATGCTATATTATTGTGTCATAGgtacataacaaaaaaagtaaagtgTGAAGTACATTTAATCAGACCAATAAATTGTCTCAAAGTTTTCGGTTCAGTATCATTCATAACATTCATTTGAAGGTTCCGGATTTTGGTTTATCTTGGGATATTTAAGACGGAGAAAAATGTTTTTGGGCTTGAAATGTGGAGGGTTGCGGGCTAGTTTCGTGCATTGTGTGGGACTCGGGACTGATAAATTTGTGGGGGTCTTTAGCTTCCTAGTTTCCTATTATGGGTTTTCTAGTGATTGAATTGATTGCATTTCAAGCCTAGGTCaagttataaatattcaaaaagtataTCTAGATGTGCTTTTAACGTCTGTTTTATGTTTCGCACATGATACAAAACAGAGGTAACTAATCTTTCCGAACGTATTTCGCAGGAGATACAGATATTGATTTAAGTGATTATTCCCGAATAGAATTGATTAATGTTTtgaatcatattattttacgtttttggTTCATGTTTCGATTGATGTTTTGTGTACAAAGCTTTGGTTTAGTGAAGCTAATTTTTGATTTTAACGCTCAAACGTTGGTTATAAATCGACTTTGATTCGAAATTATATAGGTAATAAATTTTGATTGTGTGGACCATAACTAAAAACTATTGTGTTCAAAGAGTTAGTTATGAAAAACTGCGAACGGAAGTTTGAGACTTGGAAATCTGCAATACCACTTTACTCATTGCCCCCTATGAAAATAATACGTATGTTTTGGTGTTTCAATAATCGCGATACGCacttgaggtttttatttatattgttaaaaactaaatactcttttttttttaaattggctgACTTTTCACATGgttttaaaattgtagtttCTTAGAACTACTTGATGTTTAATGTTGATCTACTCTTGTTAAAACCACTATAACACTGCCTATAAGAAATGAACCAGATGCAACAGTAGAGCGAGATAAATAGAGACGATGAGGAAGGGTTCTATCTAGCAGGACGATGACATAGGCCTAAAAGGTTGTTCAAGTACTGTATATGgaaatacataggtacaaaaGTAATGGCTCGTTTTGTCATCAATGATTGTTGATTGAACAGGGAACAGTTTTGATTAATATCGGTAAGCTTACAAAGTTCAAAGAACATAAATCTGATAGGTACTTATTTCTAACATTCaccattattttatcaattaaaaactgtaaaagcCGCCTCCTATGTATTGTATGTAGGTAAATATAGTATGGATATTGAAAACGAAGattgtattgaaaatgttttgtaaacaatCTCAGCTGAGTGAATACTTCATCTGTCGGTGTCTGGGGTGACTGACACGAAAACTGATTTCAATATCAATTCGCTCGTATTTCGATGAAATTCAAAGTCGTTATCCTTTTTTTTGGCAAAGCTACAGTAAAAGATATTTGATTTTCTAATGTGaacaaagttaatttaaatggCGAAGCCGATTAGGGAAAAAGTTACAATAGTAAGTATGTGAATGTGATTTAACTATTAAGTAGTAATTGTGAAATGCTTCGCAAAAATTACCCAGAGATAGTTCTAATGAAAGGGAAGTGGGACTGACGAAAGATGCCTGAATACCTCTGGGTAGTCTACAGATTCGTTGGTAATTAACATTCTGAGTTGAACTATGGTTTAAGGAGTTATCTAGGTAGTTTAGGTACATATCGGTGTACTATACGTAAATCGGCTAAGTTAAAAGAGCTTTAGTACCGTATGGGAAGAACGAAGGAGAAAATTtacataagtaggtaggtaagtacGTCTGGTTATCATTTATTTTCCTCAGACTGTTtcttatagttacattattttaaaagcacCTGCTAGTATTTATATTCTTTGACTGAATAATCTTTTGTGTGTGGTATTATTAACCTTGTATTGTACGCAGATCTATTAGACCATGTAGatagtataataatacaatcatAAAATACAGTGTTCCATTAGATATAAGGGCTTAATTGAGTTCTAGAGTCTCAAGTATTAAAGGAATGTGGAATCTTAACACTTTGGTAACTGACTGTACGGGGTTAGTGACATTTGCATATAAAACAGAAATGGAAATTACCAAACTCAAAGGGCAGGCCCTTGTTCACAACACAATACACTTGGACTTAATCCAATCACTTGTACCATTCGAATTTCACGTGTTCAccacttttaattattaatttcataatcaCTTGACCACTATAAACACCCCTAGATAACGGGGTAATAGATATGATACTCGTAATATGAGGTGTATTTCTGGCATAGGGCGGAACGGGTTGGGCGTACGGCGGTGGTGTATAAACTGGCGGCGCGTACGCAGCGACACCCGGGAGGTTATTTTCGTGCTACTGCACACAAAAATCAATTTGTGACGGAAATGTTACGATCAACGACCTGGTATGTAAAACTAGGAGTGCATTTCACTAACCACTACAAAAGGAACTGTAGATTACAGAAGTAGTATCTAAGTGTAGCTACAGGTGTCGTCTTTCGATTTATAATCGGATCTAGCTAGTCCAGGCGcgtattatatatataaatgcattttaatagCGTCCGCTTGTATCCGCTGTGACCTATTAACCTACAAATATAGTACACAACGGAAGCAGGTAGGATGAGGTATGTGATATGTCCGTCATAGTTACATTGTATCTGGTTCTAATGTTCTATGTTACGTTCTTCTGCGTCATATGCGTACCTACCTATATCAAAGACATGTTCCTTTTGTAGCCCTTTTACTTGTGACTGATTATTGTATTTCTATTCTTTAATGTAACCTAATGATGTCTTTGTGTTATGTTTTTGACCTTCGATATATTCAATACAAgaggccgcccacgacttcgtccgcgtggaaacccttcccatcCCTCGGGAATTCCgggataaaataataatacagcctttgtgttattctgattcttcagctacctacgtatatatcaaatttcatgtaagtataaagttatacaacattgtgttacacaataataaaacaattttgataaaa contains:
- the LOC142978118 gene encoding serine/threonine-protein kinase SBK1-like isoform X2, translating into MNNGSRRALTGSIHKIREFELEKVCLVEEFDILQIVGEGWFGKILLVEHRASDTEIVLKALPKPYVSIRDFYREFHYGLHLSAHRNIVTTFDVAFETAGFYVFCQEYAPLGDLTSNMLDTGIGEIHTKRVAKQLSAALEHLHQRDLVHRDVKLDNILIFKSDFSRIKLCDFGETRKVQSVVRRRNEWLPYSPPEVLKLSMDSSYKALITHDIWQFGIVIFICLTGCLPWQKAAFDDPRYSSYFNWYSSSNPLKRQPKLWKMVSSRAQKMFKKFIEPREEKRATTFLELSRYVDDRWLAKGYTDRVAGEDIDELCPSMYSFHSDPNEKNILLKHFRDNGIETTVDRQAKKQRIRDWIQNSVIEEVDEEEEIDTYEDSDEELEHRTRDHPIDESHRVTLRYDTEKHINPRTGEIIDGVKHTIPDKNPLSYDVQNLEPVAPVNVVRRYGVKEEGSSHSSTKDSAYGSMEVKVTAPGLRGMQDSLYYTDFRSPSVYREQLTYTSSDDDYDEIVYRTYYK
- the LOC142978118 gene encoding serine/threonine-protein kinase meng-po-like isoform X1 translates to MNNGSRRALTGSIHKIREFELEKVCLVEEFDILQIVGEGWFGKILLVEHRASDTEIVLKALPKPYVSIRDFYREFHYGLHLSAHRNIVTTFDVAFETAGFYVFCQEYAPLGDLTSNMLDTGIGEIHTKRVAKQLSAALEHLHQRDLVHRDVKLDNILIFKSDFSRIKLCDFGETRKVQSVVRRRNEWLPYSPPEVLKLSMDSSYKALITHDIWQFGIVIFICLTGCLPWQKAAFDDPRYSSYFNWYSSSNPLKRQPKLWKMVSSRAQKMFKKFIEPREEKRATTFLELSRYVDDRWLAKGYTDRVAGEDIDELCPSMYSFHSDPNEKNILLKHFRDNGIETTVDRQAKKQRIRDWIQNSVIEEVDEEEEIDTYEDSDEELEHRTRDHPIDESHRVTLRYDTEKHINPRTGEIIDGVKHTIPDKNPLSYDVQNLEPVAPVNVVRRYGVKEEGSSHSSTKDSAYGSMEVKVTAPVRSNHKNDHKSVTSVDSVQNNSPSRSLSTVSINQNRSPLTSHAQRFQRSEEVYSKELESMKGSTSTLHSLANSSRSNSLQVTRNNSIESCSITSTQTPPKPENQNSSRPNNPVVTQNGFSPGSKKVQSGNQGYVSMKSTPYDKVSVRSDRGSIPDNSSYKNQTPDSPYTSMLNIVQGQMKINPHGTETNKNTVNFSVSPVNRKK